From the Alloalcanivorax dieselolei B5 genome, one window contains:
- a CDS encoding MFS transporter, with protein sequence MNTDRQHDTAPGLNPMLLMLMTVTTGLAVASNYYAQPLLHTIADELSLSYSRAGIIVTAAQAGYAAGLLLLVPLGDMFERRRLIVTMITLSAGGLLISANASTLTMLLVGTAITGAFTVVAQVLVPFAATLAAPAVRGKVVGTVMSGLLLGILLARTVAGALSTLGDWRTVYWVASALMFVNALALWRLLPSHRQSAGLSYGRLLLSIGQLFARYRLYRARSALGFLTFAMFSVFWTSAAFLLSAEPWHFSDATIGLFGLAGAVGALSARKAGSLADRGYARWTTLGGVLMLALSWVVMGFSEVSLIALIIGIVILDLAIQAVHISNMNVIYALDESARNRLNSGYMFVYFLGGAGGSLASAWVYQHYQWNGVVGLGLGLAAVACLVAWLAPTEASATTS encoded by the coding sequence ATGAACACAGACCGCCAGCACGATACGGCACCCGGGCTCAATCCCATGCTGCTCATGCTGATGACCGTCACCACCGGGTTGGCGGTGGCCAGCAACTACTATGCTCAGCCGCTGCTGCACACCATCGCCGATGAGTTGTCGCTGTCCTATTCCCGCGCCGGCATCATCGTCACCGCCGCCCAGGCGGGCTACGCGGCCGGATTGCTGCTGCTGGTGCCTCTTGGCGATATGTTCGAGCGGCGGCGGCTGATCGTCACCATGATCACGCTGTCCGCCGGCGGCCTGCTGATCAGTGCCAATGCCTCCACACTGACCATGCTGCTGGTGGGCACCGCCATCACCGGCGCTTTCACCGTGGTGGCCCAGGTGCTGGTGCCTTTCGCCGCCACTCTCGCGGCGCCAGCGGTGCGCGGCAAAGTGGTGGGCACGGTGATGAGCGGTCTGTTGCTGGGGATTCTGCTGGCCCGGACCGTGGCCGGCGCCTTGTCCACCCTCGGCGATTGGCGCACCGTCTACTGGGTGGCCTCGGCGCTGATGTTCGTGAACGCCCTGGCGCTGTGGCGGCTGCTGCCCAGCCACCGGCAATCGGCGGGGCTTTCCTATGGCCGTTTACTGCTGTCCATTGGCCAGTTGTTCGCCCGTTATCGCCTGTATCGGGCCCGTTCCGCCCTGGGCTTTCTGACCTTCGCCATGTTCAGCGTGTTCTGGACCTCGGCGGCGTTTTTGCTTTCCGCCGAGCCCTGGCACTTCTCCGACGCCACCATCGGACTGTTCGGGCTGGCCGGGGCGGTGGGTGCCTTGTCCGCGCGCAAGGCGGGCAGCCTGGCCGACCGCGGCTACGCCCGCTGGACCACTTTGGGCGGCGTGTTGATGCTGGCGTTGTCCTGGGTGGTGATGGGCTTCAGTGAAGTGAGCCTGATCGCGCTGATCATCGGCATCGTGATATTGGATCTGGCGATCCAGGCGGTGCACATCAGCAACATGAACGTGATCTACGCGCTGGACGAGTCGGCCCGCAATCGCCTCAATTCCGGCTACATGTTCGTGTACTTTCTTGGCGGCGCCGGAGGCTCGCTGGCCTCCGCCTGGGTCTACCAGCATTACCAGTGGAACGGCGTGGTCGGGCTTGGTCTGGGTCTGGCGGCCGTGGCCTGTCTGGTGGCGTGGCTGGCACCGACGGAGGCGTCAGCCACCACCTCGTGA